TTGGCAGGAGCGTTTTTTGCGGCGCATTTTTACCGCAGAAGAAATTCACTATTGCAACAACAAGAAAAATCCTGCGCAACGTTTTGCCACGCGTTTTGCGGGTAAAGAAGCTTTCATCAAGGCTCTTTATCCCAAGGGGCAATCGGGCATATCGATGCGCGACATTGAAATCGCCGAAAAAGACAAACGCCCCGTCGTGAATCTTTACGGAAAAATTGAAGAGCACGCCAAGGAGATGGGAGTCAAAAAAATCCATCTGATGCTTTCTCATGATGGAGATTACGGGATTGCCAATGTTATTCTGGAAGCCTAAAACTAAAAAAAGCAGTCAGCTGTCAGCTTTCAGCAATCAGCTTTTGGTTTTATTGAAGGAGTATAAATAAAGTAATTCACTTATTTTGTGATTTATTTAAAAAATAAAAATTTAATCATTTCACAAGCTGAAAGCTGATTGCTGATAGCTGACTGCTTTTTAACCTAAAAAAGTGCTTCTAGTTACATCCCAACAGAGTCAAGCCCTTGACCGGTTTAGTGAAGACGCAGGTGTTTCCATCCAAACCCTGATGCAAAAAGCCGGTGTCCAGATTGCCGCAACGCTGGAAAAAAATATAAACTCCAAAGCAGACCACCTCGTTTTTTTTG
This Deltaproteobacteria bacterium DNA region includes the following protein-coding sequences:
- the acpS gene encoding holo-ACP synthase, giving the protein MILGIGVDLVDVARVEAIIFRWQERFLRRIFTAEEIHYCNNKKNPAQRFATRFAGKEAFIKALYPKGQSGISMRDIEIAEKDKRPVVNLYGKIEEHAKEMGVKKIHLMLSHDGDYGIANVILEA